One Verrucomicrobiia bacterium genomic region harbors:
- a CDS encoding ATP-binding cassette domain-containing protein — MTPITIEADQLTKVYKTYLKRSGFTGAVRDLVVRTHTETVAANQVSFKIREGELVGFLGPNGAGKTTTLKMLSGLLYPSSGKAQVLGYVPWQRKPEFKRQFALVMGQKNQLWWDLPAAESLALNRVIYGLDKTESQRTIDELTEWLDVRQKLHVMVRELSLGERMKMELIAALLHRPKILFLDEPTIGLDVVSQKKVREFLKDYTAQRKITTLLTSHYMQDIEMLCERVIIIDHGCIQFDGALRDILDRFSTDKIVTLTFETLPIELKWENYGEILEQNELTVKLKVKRQHLTRLNREILGQYSIQDVNIQEVPIEDIIRELFSQPSTPCATSP; from the coding sequence GTGACACCCATTACCATTGAAGCTGATCAATTAACTAAAGTTTACAAAACCTATCTGAAGCGATCGGGTTTTACAGGGGCGGTTCGTGACCTTGTGGTGCGTACTCACACCGAAACCGTTGCAGCCAATCAAGTTAGCTTTAAAATTCGAGAAGGCGAGTTGGTGGGTTTTCTGGGGCCGAACGGGGCAGGAAAAACTACGACTTTAAAAATGTTGAGCGGATTGCTTTATCCCAGTAGTGGCAAAGCTCAAGTTTTAGGTTACGTGCCGTGGCAGCGAAAACCGGAATTTAAACGACAATTTGCCCTCGTTATGGGACAAAAAAATCAGTTATGGTGGGATTTGCCTGCGGCTGAATCGCTAGCGCTCAATCGCGTGATTTATGGCCTCGATAAAACAGAGTCCCAGCGCACCATTGATGAGCTTACTGAATGGTTAGATGTTCGACAAAAACTTCATGTTATGGTGCGTGAATTATCCTTGGGCGAGCGTATGAAAATGGAATTAATCGCAGCGCTTTTGCATCGACCTAAAATTTTATTTCTCGACGAACCCACCATCGGATTGGATGTTGTGTCGCAAAAAAAGGTGAGAGAATTTTTAAAGGATTATACCGCGCAACGAAAAATTACTACCTTGCTGACGAGCCATTACATGCAAGACATAGAAATGCTTTGCGAGCGCGTAATTATTATCGATCATGGCTGTATTCAGTTCGATGGCGCGTTACGGGATATTTTAGATCGTTTCTCCACCGATAAAATCGTTACGTTAACTTTTGAAACTTTACCTATAGAATTAAAATGGGAGAATTACGGCGAAATTCTAGAGCAGAATGAATTGACCGTAAAATTAAAAGTTAAACGTCAGCACCTAACACGTCTGAATCGAGAAATTTTAGGCCAATACTCTATTCAAGACGTCAACATTCAGGAAGTGCCGATTGAAGACATCATACGTGAACTTTTCTCTCAACCGAGTACCCCATGCGCTACATCCCCATAA
- a CDS encoding enoyl-ACP reductase: MAKSNILAGKTGVVFGVANKRSIAWAIAQAWAEAGAKLIFNYQGERLKENVQELITVFGHNTPMAPCDVTKDWEIDEFFDFVRKQTTQVDLMLHSLAFAPKEALENRFLNTSREAFTMAHDISSYSLVALTRAAEPLMSQGGSIIAMTYYGAEKVVPHYNVMGVAKASLEASVRYLAYDLGPQAIRVNAISAGPMNTLAARGISGFTETLKHYEEHAPLKRNVLPAELGQTGVFLASDGAASITGQTIYVDSGYSVMGM, encoded by the coding sequence ATGGCAAAATCGAATATCTTAGCAGGAAAAACGGGCGTGGTGTTTGGCGTCGCAAATAAACGTAGTATTGCTTGGGCCATTGCTCAAGCCTGGGCAGAAGCGGGCGCGAAATTAATTTTTAATTATCAGGGAGAGCGCTTAAAAGAAAATGTTCAAGAATTGATTACGGTTTTTGGTCATAACACACCTATGGCGCCTTGTGATGTGACAAAGGATTGGGAAATTGATGAGTTTTTTGATTTTGTAAGAAAACAGACGACACAAGTTGATTTGATGCTTCATTCATTGGCTTTCGCGCCTAAAGAAGCGTTGGAAAACCGTTTTCTTAACACTTCTCGGGAAGCCTTTACGATGGCTCACGACATTAGCTCTTATTCTTTAGTCGCTCTGACGCGTGCGGCGGAACCTTTGATGAGCCAAGGCGGCAGCATTATTGCCATGACTTATTATGGCGCGGAAAAAGTGGTGCCTCATTATAATGTGATGGGGGTTGCGAAAGCTTCTCTGGAAGCGTCGGTGCGTTATTTGGCTTATGACTTGGGCCCACAAGCTATTCGTGTGAATGCTATTAGCGCTGGTCCAATGAATACTTTAGCAGCGCGTGGCATTTCAGGTTTTACCGAAACGTTAAAACATTATGAAGAACACGCCCCTCTTAAACGGAATGTGCTCCCTGCTGAATTAGGACAAACGGGTGTGTTTTTGGCCAGTGATGGGGCGGCTTCCATTACCGGTCAAACGATTTATGTCGATAGTGGTTATTCGGTTATGGGGATGTAG
- the tkt gene encoding transketolase, whose protein sequence is MNSIATLVINTIKTLTIDAIQKAESGHPGLPMGCADFSYVLWTKFLQFNPANPHWHNRDRFVLSAGHGSMLLYSLLHLTGFEKMTMEQLKSFRQLHSLTPGHPEQFITEGVEATTGPLGQGTGNSVGMAIGQKFFAATFNTNEFTISNHRVYAIVSDGDLEEGVSHEAASYAGHLGLDNLVWFYDDNEISIEGKTDLTYSDDVESRFKGYHWHVIRVDGHNHEQIEAALNEAQSVKGKPTIIIGKTIIGKGSPKLQGTPKAHSDAFGEEEVAATKRNLGWPEDQFFYVPQEVKDFFAQLRKQWAQQEADWNEMFQAYAQKHPDKAKLWQQFLKCELPKNLESLITTFSPDKAQATRNASGEILKVLMAQVPNLLGGSADLAPSTKTWIKEAGSFQKNTPQGRTLHFGIREHGMGSVCNGLAYYGGLIPFGSTFLTFTDYMRPALRLAALSRLQTIYVMTHDSIFLGEDGPTHQPVEHIASLRAIPNLCVIRPGDANETIHAWLVALENKEKPTVLALTRQNVPVFDQSVCAPASGLRKGAYILWESHPKNTPDLILIGTGSETSLCLEAGKILSQDKEGRKVRVVSMPSWDLFEAQSESYRETILPSQVTRRLAVEAGVSFGWERYVGAKGKMIMQNDFGASAPYQDLAKEFGFTVENVVKVARSF, encoded by the coding sequence ATGAATTCGATTGCGACTTTAGTGATTAACACCATCAAAACTTTAACCATTGATGCCATTCAAAAAGCGGAAAGCGGACATCCTGGGCTTCCGATGGGTTGCGCAGATTTTTCTTATGTGTTGTGGACGAAATTCTTGCAATTCAATCCCGCTAATCCCCATTGGCACAATCGCGACCGTTTTGTGCTATCAGCCGGTCATGGATCGATGCTGCTTTATTCTTTACTGCATCTCACCGGTTTTGAAAAAATGACGATGGAACAACTTAAAAGCTTTCGACAACTTCACAGCTTAACCCCAGGTCATCCTGAACAATTTATCACCGAAGGAGTCGAAGCCACCACTGGGCCTTTGGGACAAGGCACTGGCAATTCAGTAGGCATGGCAATTGGCCAGAAGTTTTTTGCTGCCACGTTTAATACAAATGAATTTACCATTAGCAACCATCGGGTTTATGCAATCGTTTCAGATGGCGATTTGGAAGAAGGCGTGTCACATGAAGCGGCTAGTTATGCTGGCCACCTCGGGCTGGATAATTTGGTTTGGTTTTATGATGACAATGAAATTTCAATCGAAGGCAAAACTGATTTGACTTACAGCGACGATGTTGAGTCGCGTTTTAAGGGTTATCATTGGCATGTGATCCGTGTAGATGGTCACAATCACGAGCAAATTGAAGCGGCTCTCAATGAAGCCCAATCGGTAAAAGGTAAGCCCACGATTATTATCGGCAAAACGATCATTGGCAAAGGATCGCCCAAACTTCAAGGCACACCTAAAGCGCATTCGGACGCCTTTGGCGAAGAAGAAGTCGCTGCGACAAAACGCAATTTAGGTTGGCCCGAAGATCAATTTTTCTACGTGCCGCAAGAGGTCAAAGATTTTTTTGCTCAACTTCGCAAACAATGGGCACAACAAGAAGCGGATTGGAATGAAATGTTTCAAGCTTACGCCCAAAAACATCCGGACAAAGCAAAGTTGTGGCAACAATTTCTTAAGTGTGAATTGCCAAAAAATTTAGAATCGTTAATCACTACTTTTTCGCCTGATAAAGCTCAAGCCACACGCAATGCTTCGGGCGAAATTTTGAAAGTGCTAATGGCTCAAGTCCCTAATTTATTGGGAGGTTCAGCAGATTTAGCGCCTTCGACTAAAACGTGGATTAAAGAAGCTGGCTCGTTTCAAAAAAACACACCACAAGGACGCACTTTGCATTTCGGAATCCGCGAGCATGGGATGGGTTCCGTGTGTAACGGATTAGCTTATTACGGAGGCTTAATTCCTTTCGGTTCTACCTTTTTAACTTTCACCGATTACATGCGTCCTGCGTTACGATTGGCCGCGTTGAGTCGCTTGCAAACGATTTATGTAATGACGCACGATTCCATTTTCTTGGGTGAAGACGGGCCGACGCATCAACCCGTGGAGCATATCGCTTCATTGCGTGCTATTCCGAATCTTTGCGTGATTCGCCCAGGCGACGCGAATGAAACTATTCACGCTTGGTTGGTCGCTTTGGAAAATAAAGAGAAACCGACGGTGCTGGCTTTGACTCGTCAAAATGTTCCGGTTTTTGATCAATCGGTTTGCGCGCCCGCGAGTGGCTTAAGAAAAGGCGCTTATATTTTGTGGGAGTCGCATCCTAAAAATACGCCCGATCTTATTCTGATTGGCACGGGTTCGGAAACCTCACTCTGTTTGGAAGCAGGAAAAATTTTGTCACAAGACAAAGAAGGACGAAAAGTGCGTGTGGTTTCAATGCCGTCCTGGGATTTATTCGAAGCACAATCAGAAAGCTATCGTGAGACAATTTTACCTTCTCAGGTTACTCGACGTTTAGCAGTCGAAGCGGGCGTTTCTTTTGGTTGGGAACGTTATGTGGGCGCTAAAGGTAAAATGATTATGCAAAATGATTTTGGCGCTAGTGCACCTTATCAAGATTTAGCGAAGGAATTTGGGTTCACCGTTGAAAATGTGGTGAAAGTGGCGAGGAGTTTTTAA